The following coding sequences lie in one Yoonia sp. G8-12 genomic window:
- the tenA gene encoding thiaminase II, whose amino-acid sequence MTRSVYGDTFALWRAGCGQPWHDYTHHAFVEGLRDGTLPRASFLHYLVQDYVFLVHFARAWSLGVVKAETLDEMKVCAGTVDALVNHEMALHVKTCAAEGIEEATLFAAVEAFENLAYTRYVMDAGLQGDFLDLMASLAPCCFGYGEIGTRLAQSAASETPYRDWIDTYGDAEYQGVMQTVGQMMDEAIGRRLGPDPTASARWPSLQGRFTTATRLEVAFWDMGLRGA is encoded by the coding sequence ATGACCCGTTCTGTTTACGGCGATACCTTTGCGCTTTGGCGTGCCGGTTGCGGCCAGCCGTGGCACGACTACACCCATCATGCTTTTGTCGAAGGCCTTCGGGACGGCACGTTGCCGCGTGCATCGTTCCTGCACTATCTCGTCCAGGACTATGTCTTCCTCGTGCATTTCGCGCGGGCTTGGTCACTTGGGGTGGTCAAGGCGGAAACACTGGACGAGATGAAGGTCTGTGCGGGGACTGTTGATGCTTTGGTCAATCACGAAATGGCACTCCACGTCAAAACCTGTGCCGCAGAAGGCATTGAGGAAGCCACACTTTTTGCGGCGGTCGAGGCCTTCGAAAACCTTGCCTACACACGGTATGTAATGGACGCGGGGCTGCAAGGTGATTTCCTTGATCTGATGGCATCACTGGCGCCTTGTTGTTTTGGATACGGCGAAATCGGGACGCGGCTGGCGCAGTCTGCCGCGTCTGAAACGCCTTACCGCGACTGGATCGACACTTATGGGGATGCTGAATACCAAGGCGTTATGCAAACCGTAGGTCAGATGATGGATGAGGCAATTGGGCGTCGTTTGGGCCCTGATCCGACCGCATCCGCGCGCTGGCCAAGTCTTCAGGGGCGTTTCACCACAGCAACCCGGCTTGAGGTTGCGTTTTGGGACATGGGACTGCGCGGCGCGTGA
- a CDS encoding ABC transporter substrate-binding protein, with protein MKTTIFATALSLCAAPLWAQDQVTLLLDWFVNPDHGPVIIAQEKGYFADQDLAVEVIAPADPSAPPKMVAAGQADLAISYQPQLHLQIHEGLSLQRVGTLVATPLSCLLVLADGPIETPADLKGRKVGFSVGGVEEAVLGHVLATHGLSLDDVELINVNWSMSPSLMSGQVDAVIGAFRNFELNQMDIEGVPGRCFYVEEEGLPPYDELIYVANKDTMDIDMIQRFLAATEKATQYIINHPEESWEIFAGTSPELDDELNRRAWVDTLPRFALRPTAMDVGRYATFEAFLHDAGLIPSINPVSDIAIDVTAQ; from the coding sequence GTTGGATTGGTTCGTGAACCCGGACCACGGTCCTGTCATCATCGCACAAGAAAAGGGCTACTTTGCGGACCAAGATCTCGCGGTTGAGGTCATTGCCCCTGCCGATCCGTCTGCACCGCCAAAGATGGTTGCAGCCGGTCAGGCCGATCTTGCGATTTCCTATCAACCGCAGTTGCATCTGCAAATCCATGAGGGTCTGTCGCTGCAACGTGTCGGCACCTTGGTCGCCACCCCGCTCAGCTGCCTGTTGGTTCTGGCAGATGGTCCCATCGAAACCCCCGCTGATCTGAAAGGCCGCAAGGTCGGCTTTTCGGTGGGCGGTGTTGAAGAGGCGGTGCTGGGTCATGTTTTGGCGACCCACGGTTTGTCGCTCGATGATGTGGAATTGATCAACGTGAACTGGTCCATGTCTCCTTCGCTGATGTCGGGTCAGGTTGATGCCGTCATTGGCGCATTTCGCAATTTCGAGTTGAACCAAATGGATATCGAAGGCGTTCCGGGGCGCTGTTTCTACGTCGAAGAAGAAGGGCTGCCACCATATGACGAACTGATCTACGTGGCCAACAAAGACACGATGGACATCGATATGATCCAGCGTTTTCTGGCCGCCACCGAAAAGGCGACGCAATACATTATCAATCACCCCGAGGAGAGTTGGGAGATTTTTGCAGGCACATCACCAGAACTGGACGACGAGTTGAACAGACGCGCATGGGTCGACACGTTGCCTCGTTTTGCACTACGGCCGACCGCGATGGATGTTGGTCGGTATGCCACGTTCGAGGCGTTCTTACATGACGCGGGCCTTATCCCGTCGATCAATCCTGTCAGTGACATCGCCATCGACGTAACCGCGCAATGA